CCGCCGGGCTGCCGGCCTTCCCGGTGACCCGGCCGGCCGCCGCGCTCGCCGACTGGGCGCTGCTCTGCGCCGACCTCGCCGCCGCCGAGCCGGAATGGCCGCCCGGGTCCGTCGCCGGCGAACACGCGCTGACGTACGGGCACCTGGTCGGCGAGCTGGTCCGGCGGGTGGACGGCCGCCCGATCGGCCGGTTCCTCGCCGACGAGATCGCCGGCCCGTGGCGGCTCGACCTCGGTTTCGCGCTCGCCCCGGCCGACCAGCGCCGGTGCGCCGACCTGTCGTACCGGACGCCGGACTGGCCGGTGACCACGCTCGGCGTACCCGGGTCGTTGCGGGCCCGGGCGCTCGGCAACCCGGACGGCTGCCTGGACCTGGCGGTGGTGAACAGCCCGCTGTGGCGCGGCGCGGCGGCGCCGGCGGTGAACCTGCACGCCACCGCCACCGGGCTGGCCCGCCTCTACGCCGGCCTGCTCGCCGGCGGCGTCCTGGACGGCGTCCGCCTGTTCACCTCCGGCCTGGTCGCCGAGGCGATCCGCACCCAGTACGACGGCCCGGACCTGCTCCTCGACCAGCCGACCCGGTGGAGCCTGGGCATGCAGGTGGAGGACGACGGGAGCTGGGGCATGGGCGGGGTCGGCGGCAGTTGCGCCTGGGCCGACCCGGTACGCGGCTACACGTTCGCCTACACCACCGCCCGGCTGGCCGACTTCGACCGCGTCGAAGCCCTGACCGACGCCCTGCACTCCTGCCTCTGAGCCGACTGGTGATCCCCGCTGCGGGGCAGGAGTATCTTCGCGCCGCCCGAGGGTGATCGACTCCCTTCCCGGAAACAGGGGCGTCACCGGCGAACGATGCCCCTACTTCCGGGAAATGGCAGCTCAGCCCGGCCCAGCCGCCCGGCCGGTCGCCGGTCAGGGGGTCGGCGTCGGGCCGTAGAGCAGGTCGAGGTGGGCGTCCAGCGCGTCCAACGCCTGCTCGGCGGAGTACTGCCCGCCGAGCAGGTAGACGCCCAACCCTTCCATCAGCGCCAGCAGGCCGGCCGCCCCGGCTGCCGCGTTCCGGGGCGGGAGCAGGCCGGCGACGAACTCGGTGAGTTGCCTGGTGTCCTCGCGCAGGCCGGGCGCGACCCCCGGCCGTACGGCGGTGTAGGCGAGGAACGCCAGCGCCACCCGTCCGTCGTCGCGGGTCCGCGCGTCGAGCGGCAACAGCGCGGCGATCATCGTACGCAGCAGCAGCCGGGGGGACGGGTTCCCGCCCAGTCCCGCCACCGCCTCGGTCACCCGGATCTGGCTGCGCTCCCGGACCACGGCCAGGGCGAACGCCATCATCTCGTCCTTGGTACGGAAGTAGTGCTGGACCATCCCGGCGGACACCCCGGCCTCGGCGGCCACGTGCCGGAGGCTGACCGCCTCCAGGCCCTGCTGAGCGGCGACCCGTGTCAACGCGTCCGCGATGAGGGAGCGTCGCTGGAGATGATCGACCTTCTTGGGCATGGCCTCGATCGTCGCACGGTCAGTGGGCGGTGACCGTGCCGGCGGCGCCGTCCACGGTGACGAGCTGACCGGTGACGATGGTCCGTGTCGCGTCGGGCACGCAGATGACGGCGGGGATGCCGTACTCCCGGGCGACGGTGGGGCCGTGTGCCATGATCGCGCCGGTTTCGGTGACCAGCGCCGCGGCGGTGAGGAACAGCGGCGTCCAGCCGGGGTCGGTGGTCGCGGCGACCAGGATCTCCCCGGGCTCGACGTGGGCGGCGGCCGGGTCGTGCACCACCCGGGCCGGGCCGGTCACCCGGCCCGCCGACGCGCCGACGCCGGTCAGCGCGCCGTCGGGGGCGCGCTCCGCCGGCAGTACGGTCTCGACGTCGGTGCCGTCGGAGAGCAACGCCACCGGCACGGACCGACGGCGCGACTCCCTGCGGTGGGTCGCCCGGCGGGAGGCGACGGTGGCCCGGTGGTCGACGCGTTCGTGCACCGCGTCGCGCGCCTCGTCGAGGGTCAGGAACATGACGTCGTCCGGTTGCTCCAGCAGCCCGGCGTCGTGCAGGTCGGCGCCGACGAGCAGCAGTTGCCGACGGGTCTCCCGCAGCGGGTACAGCCCGGCGAACTTGCCGGCCTCGCGCAGGCCGGCCAACGACCGGGCCCGGCGCAGCAGGAACCCGGCCGCCGTGCCGCGCACCGGCCGCCGGCGGCGGGCCCGCCTGACCAGCTCCGCCAGGGTGGCCTCGGCCGTCGTGGCGGCCTGTTGGAAACGCTGGTCGGGCCCCTGCTCGGGATCGGTGATCCGCAGGTAGTTGGCGAGCGCCGCGAAGACCGGGGCGGGGTCCTCCGCCCAGCGCGGCACCCCGAGGTCCACCTCGGCGACGCCGCGGTGACCGTAGGCGTCCAGGAACCCGGCCATCCCCACGTCGGGCAGCGTCCCGCCCAGGTACCGCGCGGCCAGCTCGTCCGGCGGGGTGTCGAGCAGCAGCCGACGGTGTTCGCCCGCGCCCTGGGCGATCCGCCACAGCGCGAGGTTCATCTCGATGGTGACGTTGTGCGGCATCCCGCCCAGCACGGTGTGGATCTCGTCCTGGCTGGCGATGCCCTTGAGCAGCGACGCCGGCAGCACGGAGGCGAGCATCCCGGCGACGATCGGCCACATGATCGCGTCGGCCCGGTCCTCGGACTGCCGCTGGAGGAACCGGAGCCGGTCGGCGGCGGTCCGTAGGTCGGCGGGGGCCGCCGACCGTACCCTGATCTCCTCGACCGCCTGGCGCAGACGGATCCGCGCCGCGTCGGGACGCGCCAACGCGCGGAGGATCCCCACCACCGCGCGGCCGGCGGTCCGCAGGGACGCCTCCGGCCGGCCGCTCCCGCCGTTGCCGCTGGTCGGCGCGAATCGTGGGTCCGCCAGGACGTGCTCCATCACCCGTTGAGCCCGTGGGCCGAAATCGACGGCCATGAGCTTGACGAGTCGTTTGCGTGACGATCTGCTACGGGCCAGGTCGGTCAGGTCACCGTAGAGGCGACCGCCGATGTCCACGATCTCGACCCGGACGCCGAGCGCGGCGAGCATCGCCGCGATCTGGGACCGCAGGGTCGACATGCCCATCGGGGTGACCGGTTGCCGCATCCCCTGGACGTGGCCGAACTCCAGGTAGATCCGGGGGCCGGGCTTCCCGGTCGCCGGCGGGAGCGGGTACAGGCTGGTGATCGGCCGTGACTGCAACAACCACAGCACGCCGTCACCGTCGAACGCCCACTCCACGTCCTGCGGGCGCCCGAAGTGGTCCTGCAACCGCTCACCCGTCGTCCGCAGCTCCGCGAGCTGGGCGGATGTCAGGCAGCCCGGGTCGGCCCGAACCTCGCGGCCGGTAGCGGCCCGGTGGGGCTGTCGGGGCGTCCCGTCGAGGACGTAGTGGTCCACGGTGGCCGCCCCGTCGACCACCGTGGTGCCGAGGCCCGGCGTGGCGTCGACGGTCATCTCGTCGCGCCGGCCGGTCAGCGGGTTCGCGGTGAAGAGCACCCCGGCCACCGAGGGAGCGACCATGCGCTGCACGACGACAGCCATCCGCGCCGCCCGGTGGTCGATCCGGTGGGCGTCGCGGTAGGCGGTGGCCCGGACGCTGTGCAGCGATTCCCAGCACTTCCGGATCGCGGCGATCAGCTCGTCGACGCCTGTGACGTTCAGGAAGGTGTCCTGCTGGCCGGCGAAGCTCGCCTCCGGCAGGTCCTCGGTGGTCGCGCTGGAGCGCACCGCCACCGGCCCCGCGCCGAGCTCCTGGTACGCGGTGACGATCTCCGCCTGCGGGACGACCCCGAGCCGGTGGGCCTCGGCGGTGACGCAGAACCCGTCGGGCACCCGCTCGCCGTGGCGGATCAGCTCGCCGAGCCCGGCCGCCTTGCCGCCGACCAGCTCGACCGACTGGGCGGCGGCCCCGGACAACGGGATCACGTGCACGAGAGCCTTCCCCTCTATGCAATACGCCTGCATTGAATAGCACGGTACCCGTTTCACGATACGACTGCAACGTTAAAAGCGCTCAGCGGACTGATCACCGATATGGCGGTGTCCCGTCGATCGGATACCCCCGTATCGGTGATCTGGGGTGGATCATGGGGCGCGATCAGGCCAGCCAGCGGCGGACGTAGGCGCCGTCCGGGTCGTAGCGGGCGGCCTGGCGGTCCGGGTTGAAGCGACGGTACGGCTTGGTGTCGCTGCCGGTGCCGGCCACCCACTGCCAGTTGCCGGCGTTGTTCGCCACGTCCCCGTCGAGCAGCCAGCGTCCGAACACCGCCAGCCCGGCCCGCCAGTCCAGCCCGAGCTGTTTGGTCAGGTAGGAGGCGGTGATCAGCCGGGCCCGGTTGTGCATCCAACCCTCGGCGCGCAACTGCCGCATGCCGGCGTCGACGATCGGCACGCCGGTGCGGCCCTCGGTCCAGGCGGCCAGCGCGTCCGGGTCGTCCCGCCACGCCTCGGTGGCCCCGCGCCGGTAGGCGAGTCGGCCCATCCCGGGGAACGCGGCGGTGGCCTGGTAGAAGAAGTCCCGCCAGCAGAGCTGCCGCACGAACGGGCCGGCGGTCGGGCCGGTCGGGTCACCGGCCCGGTTCGCCACGGCCAGCGGCGAGAGACAACCGAAGCGCAGGTACGGGCTGAGCCGGCTGGTGCCGTCGCCGGCCAGGTCGTCGTGCCGGTCGTCGTACCGGTCGAGGGTGGGCAGCCAACCGTCCATCCGGCGGCGGGCGACGCTCTCCCCGCCCGGGGCGGCGTCCGGTGACTCGCCTTTCGGCACGGCCGGCAGCCGGCCGACGCGTACCCCGTCGGGGAGGGTGATCCGGTCGGGGGCGGCGAGTTCGGCGCGGCGGGCGACGCCGAGCCAGGCCCGGTGGTACGGGGTGAACACCCGGTAGTGGTCGCCGCCGCCGGTGGGGCGTACCGCGCCCGGGTCGATCACGGTGAGGCCGGGGAAGAGCCGCAGGCGCAGCCGGCGCCTGTCGCACTCGTCGCGGAGGCGGCGCTCCCGGCGGCGGGCGTAGCGGCTGACGTCGGCGGAGAGGCCGACGCCTTCGGCGTGCGTCTCATCGGCCAGCCGGATCGTCTCGGCGACCGGGTCGCCGTGCCGGACCACCAGGTCACCGCCGCGTTCGCGGAGCGCCGCGCGCAGGTCGGCGAGGCTCTGGTGGAGGAACCGGTCGCGGTTCGGGGAGCGTCCGGCCAGCGCCGGGTCGAGCACGTAGAGCGGGACCACCCGGTCGAACGCCGCGCAGGCGGTGGCGAGCGCCGGCTGGTCGTGCACCCGCAGGTCGCGGGTGAACAGCACGATCGCGGTACGGCCGGTCACGTCGCCGGGGCGGGCGTCGGGCCGGGAACGTCCACCGGGGTGCCGGCCCGGGTGAGCAGCGCCCGGGTGGCGACCGCCAGCCGGCGGCGTTGCGGGACGACCGCCCGCCGGGCGAAGACGTCGTAGCCCTGGGCGGCCACCTCGTCGAGGATCCCGCCGTAGAGCGCGTACGCGGTCCGCATGCACGCCTGCGAGGCCGGCTGGAGCAGGACGATGCCGGGCGCGGCGGCCTCGTAGTGGGCCTGGGCGCGGCTGGTCTCGTACTCGATCAGCTCGCGGATCTTCGGGGTGGCCCGGCCCCGCGCCCGCGCCTCGACCAGGTCCTCCCGGGTGACGTCGAACTTGGCCAGGTCGTCGTCGGGCAGGTAGGTGCGGCCCCGGTCGAGGTCCTCGGCGACGTCCCGGATGAAGTTGGTGAGCTGGAAGGCGAAACCCAACTGGCGGGCCGGTTCCCGGGCGGCGGCCGGGTCGGGGCTGCCCAGGATGGGCAGCATCATGGTGCCGATGACGGCGGCCGAGCCCTCCATGTAGTCGAGCAGGTCGTCATAGGTGGGGTAGGCGGTGACGGTGAGGTCCATCGCCATGCTGCGCAGGAACGCGGCGAAGTCGGCGCGGTCCAGGTCGAACACGGCGATGGTGTGCAGCACGGCCGGCAGCAGCGGGTCGTCGACGGGCGCGCCGTGCAGGCCGGCGAGGAACCGGCCGGACCACTCGTCGAGCCGGGCGGCGCGCTCGGTGGGCGGCAGGTCCTCGGTGCGGTCGACGATCTCGTCGGCGTACCGGGTGAATCCATACAAAGCGTGAACATGCCGTCGTTTCCACGCGGGCAGCAGCCGGGTGGCGAGATAGTAGGTGCGGCCGTGCCGCTCGTGCAGCGCACGGCACCGGTCGTAGGCAGCGGCAAGGTCCGTGTCCACCGGCTCTCCCTCGAAATCGACGCACCAATCGACGCAACTCGTAACCCTAGGGTACGCTCGGCCGCATGGCCAACGACGCAGTTGCCGGCAATACGCTCCGCACCGCGCCGATCCGGCCGACCGGGGCGGACGATCCGGTGAACGCGGTGCTCACCGCCTACACGAGGGATTTCGTCCGGGCCGTCGAGGAGACGCTCGCCGGATTCCTCGACCGGGAGATCGACGCCCTGACGGAAATCGACGCGGGCATGGGGGAGTTCGCCGCCACCGCCCGGGGCCTCGTGCTCACCGGCGGCAAACGCGTCCGTCCGACCTTCGCGTACTGGGGGTGGCGCGGCGTCGCCGGAACGGCGGCCGACCCGGCGCCGGTGCTGCCCGCGTTCTCCGCCCTGGAGCTGCTGCACACCTTCGCCCTGGTGCACGACGACGTGATGGACGCCTCCGCCACCCGGCGCGGCCGACCGACCGCGCACCGGGCCGTGGCCGACCAGCACCGGGCCGCCGGGCGACGCGGTGACGCCGACCGGTTCGGCGAGGCGGTGGCCGTTCTCCTCGGCGACCTCTGCCTGGTCTGGGCCGACCGGCTGCTCTCGCACGCCGGTCTGCCGCCGGCCCGGCTGGTGGAGACCCGGCGCTGCTACGACCAGATGCGGGTGGAGACCATCGCCGGGCAGTACCTCGACATGCTCGGCGAGAGCGACGCGGCGAACTGGTCACTGGACCGGGCGCTGCGGGTGACCCGGTACAAGACCGCCAGCTACACGGTGCAGCACCCGCTGCTCTACGGGGCCTGCCTGGCCGGCGCCTCCTCCGACGCGCCGCTGGTCGCCGCGTACACCCGGTACGGGCTGGCGGTCGGTGAGGCGTTCCAGCTCTGCGACGACCTGCTCGGCGTCTACGGCGACCCCGCCGTCACCGGCAAACCGGCCGGGGACGACCTGCGCAGCGGCAAGCCGACGGTGCTGCTGATGCTGGCCCGGCAGCTCGCCACGCCGGCCCAGCGCGGGCGGCTCGACCGCACCGGCGACGACGTCGGCGCGGACGACGTGGCCGGGCTGGCCGAGCTGGTGGCCGCGACCGGCGCGGTCGAGCAGGTGCAGCGGATGATCGACGAGCGGGTGTCCGAGGCGCTGGCCGCGCTCGACGCCGCCCCGATCGACGAGCCGGCCCGCTCGGCGTTGGCCGGCCTCGCCGCCGTCACCACCCACCGGTGGGCATGATGAACGCTCTCTTCACGAGGAACACGGGAAAGGGGAACGGCGTGCGCACCGTGGACGGACGTACCGACCGTGTCGTCGTCGTCGGCGCGGGTCTCGGCGGCCTGGCCTGCGCGTTGCACCTGGCCGGCAGCGGCCGGCAGGTGACCGTGCTGGAGCGCGAGGCGGTGCCCGGGGGCCGGGCCGGCCGGCTCGCCGTCGACGGGTACGAGTTCGACACCGGCCCGACCGTGCTCACCATGCCGGAGCTGATCGCCGAGGCGCTCGGCGCGGTCGGCGAGGAGCTACGCGACTGGATGGAGCTGACCCCGCTCGACCCGGCGTACCGGGCGTACTACCCGGACGGCTCGACGCTCGACGTGATCACCGACACCACCCGGATGGCCGCCGAGATCAGCCGGGTCTGCGGCCCCCGCGAGGCCGACGGGTACCTGCGCTTCGTCGACTACGCCCGCGGGCTGTGGCGGCTGGAACGGGCCGACTTCATCGAGCGCAACCTCGACGCCCCCACCGACCTGCTCACCGGCAACCTGCTGAAACTGTTGGCCGGCGGGGCGTTCCGCCGCCTGCAAACCAAGATCAACCAATTCTTCCGGGATCCCCGTACCCAGCGGATCTTCTCCTTCCAGGCCATGTACGCCGGGCTCGCGCCGCACGACGCGCTGGCCATCTACGCGGTCATCGCGTACCTCGACTCGGTGGCCGGGGTCAGCTTCCCGCGCGGCGGCATCCACGCCGTCTCCCGGGGGATGGCCGGCGCCGCCGAGAAGCACGGCGTCCAGATCCGGTACGGCACCACGGTGACCCGGGTCGAGACCGCCAACGGCCGGGCCACCGGCGTGCTGACCGCCGACGGCGAGCGGATCCCGGCCGACGTGGTGGTGCTCAACCCGGACCTGCCGGTCGCCTACCGCGACCTGCTCCCCCCCACCCGGCAGCGCCGGCTCACCTACTCGCCGTCCTGCGTGGTGCTGCACGTCGGCTCCAAGCAGGGGTACTCGCAGATCGCCCACCACAACATCCACTTCGGTCGCAAGTGGAAGGGCACCTTCGACGAGGTGATCCGGCGCGGCGACCTGATGACCGACCCGTCGCTGCTGGTCACCAACCCGAGCCGGACCGACCCGTCGGTCGCGCCCGCCGGACGGCACACCTACTACGTGCTCGCCCCGGTGCCGAACCTCGACCGGGCCCCGTTCGACTGGCGCGGCGGCCTGGCCCGGCGTTACGCCGACGAGCTGGTCGCCACCCTGGAGGAGCGCGGTTACGTCGGCTTCGCCGACGGCGTCGAGGTCCGCGAGATCGTCACCCCGGCCGAGTGGGCCGACCAGGGCATGGCCGCCGGCACCCCGTTCGCCTCGGCGCACAGCCTCTTCCAGACCGGGCCGTTCCGCCCGTCGAACCTGCACCGCACACTGTCCAACGTGGTTTTTGTAGGATCAGGCACCCAACCGGGGGTGGGGGTTCCCATGGTCCTCATCTCCGGCAAGCTCGCCGCCCACCGCGTCACCGGAGGTGCCCGCCCGTGACCTCCCGTGAGAGCCACCTGGTCGAGCCGGCCTCCCGTGAGGCGCACCTGGTCGAGCTGGTCGACGACGTCGGCCGGCCGCTCGGCGCGATCAGCGTCGCCGAGGCGCACCAGCCGCCGGGCCGGCTGCACCGGGCGTTCTCGGTGCTGCTGGTCGACCCGGCCGGTCGGGTGCTGCTGCAACGCCGGGCCGCCGCCAAGACCCGCTTCCCACTGCGCTGGGGCAACTCCTGCTGCGGCCACCCCGGGCCGGGCGAGTCGCTCACCGACGCCGCCAACAAGCGGCTGGCCGAGGAGCTCGGCGCCGGGCCGTACGACCTCACCGAGGTCGGCGTGTACGTCTACTACGCCGAGGACCCGGCCACCGGTCGGGTCGAGTTCGAGTACGACCACGTGCTGCGCGCCGAGGTGCCGGCCGACCTGCCGCTGCGCCCCGACGAGACGGAGGTCGCCGAGGTGCGTTGGGTGGACCCCGTCCTGCTGGAGGCGGATCTCGACGCCGACCCCCGCGCGTACGCCCCGTGGCTCGGTGGCGTGGTGAACCGCCTGCTGCGACCCGCCGGACCCGCCCCCGGCCGGGTCGGGCCCGCCACCGAACCCGCCGCCCGGCCCGCCACCGAACCCGCTGTCGGGGCCACCGGAGCCGAACCCGTCCCCGACCGCGCCGGCGTTCCGGCGGACGACGCGCCGGAGCGGCCGGGTGGCCGATGAGGCGCTGAGCGCCGGAGCCGTCGCGCGCCGGCTCGGCGTCGCGGTCACCACGCTGCGTACCTGGCACCAACGTTACGGGCTCGGCCCCAGCGAGCACCTGCCCGGCCACCACCGCCGCTACACCCCGGCCGACCTGGCCCGGCTGGAGATCATGCGGCGGCTGACCGCCGAGGGGGTCACCCCGGCCGAGGCGGCCCGGTGGGCCCGCCAGTCACCGACCGAGGTGCTGCCCCCGCCCCGCCGGGGCGCCCCCGGCGTCCGGGACGGGGGCGGCGCGACCATCCCGGTCGGTCGGGCCGGACCGGCCGCCCGGGGCCTGGCCCGTGCCGCCATGCGGCTGGACCAGGCCGCCGTATGCCGGGTGATCGAGGACTCGATCGCCGCCTCCGGCGTCGTCGCCACCTGGGACGGTCTGCTGCGGCCGGTGCTCGTCGGCATCGGTGAGCGGCACGCCGCGACGTCCGGCCTGATCGACGTCGAGCATCTGGTCTCCCGGTGTGTGTCCGAGACGTTCGCGGCGGTCACCCGGCGCAACGCCGCCACCGGCCCGGCGCGCGTCCTGCTCTCCTGCGCCGACGAGGAACAGCACACCCTGCCGTTGGAGGCGCTCGCCGCCGCGCTGGCCGAGGCCGAGGTGGGCTACCGCATGCTGGGCGCGCGGGTGCCGGTGGCGGCGCTGGTGGAGGCCGTCGTCCGGACCGCCCCGGCGGTCGTGGTGGTCTGGGCCCAGATCCGGTCGACCGCCGAGCCGGCCCAACTCGCCGCGCTGCTCGCAGTGCCCCGCCGGCCGCTGCTGGTGCTCGCCGCCGGCCCCGGCTGGCGGGACGACGCGCTGCCGGCCGGCGTGGTCCGCCCGACGAGCCTGGCCGAGGCCGTCTCCCTCGCCCTGGCCCTCCAGATGCAGGTCAGAGACCCGTCCTGACCTGCGGGCCGGGCGACATCCGGAGGATGGACCGGGTCGCCGGAACGCGGGCGACCGGAGGTGACTGTCCAATAGAGAGCGCGTAACGTCGGGTGGCCCGCGAATCCCCGGACCCCTCGGGAGCGACCACGATGACGCGCCGCGCGCTGGCGATGGCCGGTGCCGCCCTGTTACTCCTGCTCACCGGCTGCGGTGGCCTCGACCAGCACAGCTCGGCGGGGCAGCCCGCGCCGATCTTCTCCCGCCCCGCCGGGTCGACGGAGCCCGCCGCGCCGACGCCGCAGCCGACCGGTGACCCCCCGCCCGGCGCGCCACCGGGCACCAGTCCCCGCCCCAGACCGAAGACCAGCCCCGGGCCGCTGCCGCCGGGGCTGCGCCGCAGCACCGGGGTGCGGGGCGTCGCGTTGACCTTCGACGACGGCCCCGATCCGGCGTGGACACCGAAGGTCCTGGACGCGTTGCGTACGGCGAAGGCGCCGGCCGTGTTCTGCGTGGTCGGCGCCCGGGTCGAGCGGCACCCCGCCCTGGTGGCCAGGATCGTGCGGGAGGGGCACCAGCTCTGCAACCACAGTTG
The sequence above is a segment of the Micromonospora sp. WMMD882 genome. Coding sequences within it:
- a CDS encoding TetR family transcriptional regulator C-terminal domain-containing protein, whose protein sequence is MPKKVDHLQRRSLIADALTRVAAQQGLEAVSLRHVAAEAGVSAGMVQHYFRTKDEMMAFALAVVRERSQIRVTEAVAGLGGNPSPRLLLRTMIAALLPLDARTRDDGRVALAFLAYTAVRPGVAPGLREDTRQLTEFVAGLLPPRNAAAGAAGLLALMEGLGVYLLGGQYSAEQALDALDAHLDLLYGPTPTP
- the idi gene encoding isopentenyl-diphosphate Delta-isomerase: MTSRESHLVEPASREAHLVELVDDVGRPLGAISVAEAHQPPGRLHRAFSVLLVDPAGRVLLQRRAAAKTRFPLRWGNSCCGHPGPGESLTDAANKRLAEELGAGPYDLTEVGVYVYYAEDPATGRVEFEYDHVLRAEVPADLPLRPDETEVAEVRWVDPVLLEADLDADPRAYAPWLGGVVNRLLRPAGPAPGRVGPATEPAARPATEPAVGATGAEPVPDRAGVPADDAPERPGGR
- the crtI gene encoding phytoene desaturase family protein, with amino-acid sequence MRTVDGRTDRVVVVGAGLGGLACALHLAGSGRQVTVLEREAVPGGRAGRLAVDGYEFDTGPTVLTMPELIAEALGAVGEELRDWMELTPLDPAYRAYYPDGSTLDVITDTTRMAAEISRVCGPREADGYLRFVDYARGLWRLERADFIERNLDAPTDLLTGNLLKLLAGGAFRRLQTKINQFFRDPRTQRIFSFQAMYAGLAPHDALAIYAVIAYLDSVAGVSFPRGGIHAVSRGMAGAAEKHGVQIRYGTTVTRVETANGRATGVLTADGERIPADVVVLNPDLPVAYRDLLPPTRQRRLTYSPSCVVLHVGSKQGYSQIAHHNIHFGRKWKGTFDEVIRRGDLMTDPSLLVTNPSRTDPSVAPAGRHTYYVLAPVPNLDRAPFDWRGGLARRYADELVATLEERGYVGFADGVEVREIVTPAEWADQGMAAGTPFASAHSLFQTGPFRPSNLHRTLSNVVFVGSGTQPGVGVPMVLISGKLAAHRVTGGARP
- a CDS encoding deoxyribodipyrimidine photo-lyase, encoding MTGRTAIVLFTRDLRVHDQPALATACAAFDRVVPLYVLDPALAGRSPNRDRFLHQSLADLRAALRERGGDLVVRHGDPVAETIRLADETHAEGVGLSADVSRYARRRERRLRDECDRRRLRLRLFPGLTVIDPGAVRPTGGGDHYRVFTPYHRAWLGVARRAELAAPDRITLPDGVRVGRLPAVPKGESPDAAPGGESVARRRMDGWLPTLDRYDDRHDDLAGDGTSRLSPYLRFGCLSPLAVANRAGDPTGPTAGPFVRQLCWRDFFYQATAAFPGMGRLAYRRGATEAWRDDPDALAAWTEGRTGVPIVDAGMRQLRAEGWMHNRARLITASYLTKQLGLDWRAGLAVFGRWLLDGDVANNAGNWQWVAGTGSDTKPYRRFNPDRQAARYDPDGAYVRRWLA
- a CDS encoding polyprenyl synthetase family protein; amino-acid sequence: MANDAVAGNTLRTAPIRPTGADDPVNAVLTAYTRDFVRAVEETLAGFLDREIDALTEIDAGMGEFAATARGLVLTGGKRVRPTFAYWGWRGVAGTAADPAPVLPAFSALELLHTFALVHDDVMDASATRRGRPTAHRAVADQHRAAGRRGDADRFGEAVAVLLGDLCLVWADRLLSHAGLPPARLVETRRCYDQMRVETIAGQYLDMLGESDAANWSLDRALRVTRYKTASYTVQHPLLYGACLAGASSDAPLVAAYTRYGLAVGEAFQLCDDLLGVYGDPAVTGKPAGDDLRSGKPTVLLMLARQLATPAQRGRLDRTGDDVGADDVAGLAELVAATGAVEQVQRMIDERVSEALAALDAAPIDEPARSALAGLAAVTTHRWA
- a CDS encoding polysaccharide deacetylase family protein → MTRRALAMAGAALLLLLTGCGGLDQHSSAGQPAPIFSRPAGSTEPAAPTPQPTGDPPPGAPPGTSPRPRPKTSPGPLPPGLRRSTGVRGVALTFDDGPDPAWTPKVLDALRTAKAPAVFCVVGARVERHPALVARIVREGHQLCNHSWRHDVALGSRPKSQIRADLDRTNRAIEQAVPGAEVRFYRQPGGRWTPAVVAVAEERGMESLHWNVDPQDWAKPPAKQIVARVSAGLRPGAVVLLHDGGGDRAATLAACPAVIGEIKRRYGFAKLK
- a CDS encoding phytoene/squalene synthase family protein — its product is MDTDLAAAYDRCRALHERHGRTYYLATRLLPAWKRRHVHALYGFTRYADEIVDRTEDLPPTERAARLDEWSGRFLAGLHGAPVDDPLLPAVLHTIAVFDLDRADFAAFLRSMAMDLTVTAYPTYDDLLDYMEGSAAVIGTMMLPILGSPDPAAAREPARQLGFAFQLTNFIRDVAEDLDRGRTYLPDDDLAKFDVTREDLVEARARGRATPKIRELIEYETSRAQAHYEAAAPGIVLLQPASQACMRTAYALYGGILDEVAAQGYDVFARRAVVPQRRRLAVATRALLTRAGTPVDVPGPTPAPAT
- a CDS encoding PEP/pyruvate-binding domain-containing protein; translation: MHVIPLSGAAAQSVELVGGKAAGLGELIRHGERVPDGFCVTAEAHRLGVVPQAEIVTAYQELGAGPVAVRSSATTEDLPEASFAGQQDTFLNVTGVDELIAAIRKCWESLHSVRATAYRDAHRIDHRAARMAVVVQRMVAPSVAGVLFTANPLTGRRDEMTVDATPGLGTTVVDGAATVDHYVLDGTPRQPHRAATGREVRADPGCLTSAQLAELRTTGERLQDHFGRPQDVEWAFDGDGVLWLLQSRPITSLYPLPPATGKPGPRIYLEFGHVQGMRQPVTPMGMSTLRSQIAAMLAALGVRVEIVDIGGRLYGDLTDLARSRSSRKRLVKLMAVDFGPRAQRVMEHVLADPRFAPTSGNGGSGRPEASLRTAGRAVVGILRALARPDAARIRLRQAVEEIRVRSAAPADLRTAADRLRFLQRQSEDRADAIMWPIVAGMLASVLPASLLKGIASQDEIHTVLGGMPHNVTIEMNLALWRIAQGAGEHRRLLLDTPPDELAARYLGGTLPDVGMAGFLDAYGHRGVAEVDLGVPRWAEDPAPVFAALANYLRITDPEQGPDQRFQQAATTAEATLAELVRRARRRRPVRGTAAGFLLRRARSLAGLREAGKFAGLYPLRETRRQLLLVGADLHDAGLLEQPDDVMFLTLDEARDAVHERVDHRATVASRRATHRRESRRRSVPVALLSDGTDVETVLPAERAPDGALTGVGASAGRVTGPARVVHDPAAAHVEPGEILVAATTDPGWTPLFLTAAALVTETGAIMAHGPTVAREYGIPAVICVPDATRTIVTGQLVTVDGAAGTVTAH
- a CDS encoding MerR family transcriptional regulator, whose translation is MADEALSAGAVARRLGVAVTTLRTWHQRYGLGPSEHLPGHHRRYTPADLARLEIMRRLTAEGVTPAEAARWARQSPTEVLPPPRRGAPGVRDGGGATIPVGRAGPAARGLARAAMRLDQAAVCRVIEDSIAASGVVATWDGLLRPVLVGIGERHAATSGLIDVEHLVSRCVSETFAAVTRRNAATGPARVLLSCADEEQHTLPLEALAAALAEAEVGYRMLGARVPVAALVEAVVRTAPAVVVVWAQIRSTAEPAQLAALLAVPRRPLLVLAAGPGWRDDALPAGVVRPTSLAEAVSLALALQMQVRDPS
- a CDS encoding serine hydrolase domain-containing protein — encoded protein: MRPQFTAVRDCFHELLDSGQETGAALAVWHDGAPVVDLVGGTTGATRSAWRPDTLVDVYSVGKPVAALCLLLLVDRGRLDLDDPVDRHWPGFRTPATVRQVLTHTAGLPAFPVTRPAAALADWALLCADLAAAEPEWPPGSVAGEHALTYGHLVGELVRRVDGRPIGRFLADEIAGPWRLDLGFALAPADQRRCADLSYRTPDWPVTTLGVPGSLRARALGNPDGCLDLAVVNSPLWRGAAAPAVNLHATATGLARLYAGLLAGGVLDGVRLFTSGLVAEAIRTQYDGPDLLLDQPTRWSLGMQVEDDGSWGMGGVGGSCAWADPVRGYTFAYTTARLADFDRVEALTDALHSCL